In the genome of Marispirochaeta sp., one region contains:
- a CDS encoding peptidogalycan biosysnthesis protein, which translates to MSLRIQSGITEVGRNDWNSLASGSRTPFYEWEWLALLEQSGSIEAANGWQPLHLTISQAEKLKGILPLYLKAHSDGEFVFDYGWADLARQLNISYYPKLVGTVPATPSGFYRLFCEDPSDMESFVSAGISALTDLGMDNNIAGISFLFCDPDFGCRLEGFQPWVNQSYLWVNRGYESFDDFLAELSKNYRRNIRREWDSLSDQGIRIIPLTGDELTEGVMDKMYRFYLQTNARFGPWAARFLNREFFLLLPEYVSHRVVLFAAVPSDAGPEDALGISFCVYKGDWLFGRYWGGDPGIKNLHFNTCYYAPMRWMIERRMRYFDPGAGSPHKLHRGFMPHPVVSYHRFFDLLFSEIFEENIKTINRENHAVIRRMEDSVPFTGEAKTELRNELHRLFAIPHEIFSSGQGDPPPLFPDIS; encoded by the coding sequence ATGAGTCTGAGAATACAATCGGGAATCACGGAAGTCGGACGGAATGACTGGAACAGCCTGGCATCCGGCTCTCGGACCCCTTTCTACGAGTGGGAATGGCTGGCTCTGCTCGAGCAATCCGGATCGATCGAGGCGGCCAACGGCTGGCAGCCGCTTCATCTGACCATTAGCCAGGCAGAAAAGCTGAAGGGAATCCTGCCTCTCTATCTAAAAGCCCACAGCGATGGCGAGTTTGTCTTTGATTACGGATGGGCCGATCTGGCGCGGCAGCTGAATATTTCCTATTATCCCAAACTTGTAGGAACGGTACCGGCAACGCCATCCGGTTTTTACCGCCTTTTTTGTGAGGACCCCTCGGATATGGAAAGTTTTGTCTCAGCGGGGATCTCAGCTCTTACGGACCTGGGTATGGATAATAATATAGCGGGTATCAGTTTTCTCTTCTGTGATCCCGATTTCGGCTGCCGACTGGAAGGTTTTCAACCCTGGGTGAACCAGAGTTACCTCTGGGTAAACCGCGGCTATGAAAGCTTCGACGATTTTCTGGCTGAGTTATCCAAAAATTATCGGCGTAATATCCGGCGGGAATGGGACAGTCTATCCGACCAGGGAATCAGGATCATACCCCTCACTGGTGATGAGCTCACCGAAGGGGTAATGGACAAAATGTACCGTTTTTATCTGCAGACAAACGCCCGTTTTGGGCCCTGGGCCGCGCGTTTTCTGAATCGCGAATTTTTTCTGCTCCTTCCTGAATATGTTTCTCACAGGGTGGTCCTCTTTGCAGCCGTCCCCTCTGATGCCGGCCCCGAGGATGCTCTGGGGATCTCCTTCTGCGTATACAAGGGGGACTGGCTATTCGGGCGCTACTGGGGCGGTGATCCGGGAATCAAAAACCTGCATTTTAATACCTGTTATTATGCTCCCATGCGCTGGATGATTGAGCGGAGAATGCGGTATTTTGATCCGGGCGCCGGATCTCCCCATAAGCTCCATCGGGGATTCATGCCTCATCCGGTGGTAAGTTATCACCGCTTCTTTGATCTCCTCTTTTCCGAGATTTTTGAAGAGAATATAAAAACCATTAACCGTGAAAACCATGCCGTTATACGCCGCATGGAAGATTCAGTTCCCTTCACGGGAGAAGCAAAAACTGAGCTGAGAAACGAGCTCCACAGACTTTTCGCTATACCGCACGAGATTTTCAGTTCCGGTCAGGGGGACCCTCCTCCCCTGTTTCCTGACATATCTTGA
- a CDS encoding NAD(P)H-dependent oxidoreductase subunit E, which produces MKDCVVVKICTGTACYVQGGSFLLDLENKLSIQERNAVRIQGVGCLGCCGDSSGSRPPFAMVDDTLVGGVDVDELAQIVKRKLHDTTDTR; this is translated from the coding sequence ATGAAGGATTGCGTGGTCGTAAAAATCTGTACCGGAACAGCCTGTTATGTTCAGGGAGGTTCCTTTCTTCTGGATCTGGAGAACAAGCTGAGCATTCAGGAGCGTAACGCGGTTAGAATCCAGGGCGTCGGATGTCTGGGTTGCTGCGGAGACTCTTCAGGATCAAGGCCACCCTTCGCCATGGTTGATGACACCCTGGTAGGCGGAGTCGATGTTGACGAGCTGGCACAAATCGTCAAGCGCAAATTACACGACACAACAGACACAAGGTAA
- a CDS encoding ATP-binding protein yields MILRHSNLIRGFLFYLLILTLIVAVFVFGIVRFFSAAIFQQVESELKDTALMLKGLLFMAEERDRLDYDAFCKAAGKSGDTRITVIAADGKVLGDSHAEIESMNNHGDRPEVRYSMKRGSGTAIRHSASVGYRMMYLAISVKTDTGTHVLRVSRSVEAVDEVISRTNRTVLLISLFFLILALFAAVRTGQWIRRPLRRLVDVASRLETGDLDARSDVGYPEEFRVLGHTLNAMARSLAKRMETVQRQRDEYQSVLSGMSEAVIVLDKSLQIVDSNPAAERIFLRTRNEMLSKPLLHAVRNLHLQKVAEELFSGSGPMSAEFPLTFSAGGERSLYLQVHGALIPNGESGQPRAVLVFTDITGIKRSEQVRKDFVSNVSHELKTPITSIKGFVETLIDGAAEDREVLSRFLGIIAKQADNMHAIIEDLLQLSRLDEQSLLLEDSPVEIELVLRNAFERVRESARSRKIRLEQEPGAGCRVRGNQGLLEQAVFNLLDNAVKYSEPGGEISAGVRVNEAVIELFVKDRGVGIPAEDLPRVFERFYRVDKARSRETGGTGLGLAIVKHIALVHGGTVSVDSTPGEGSLFTITLPLGDSAYPEGST; encoded by the coding sequence ATGATTCTAAGGCACAGTAATCTAATCCGGGGTTTTCTTTTTTATCTGCTGATTCTTACCCTGATAGTCGCGGTATTTGTTTTTGGAATTGTTCGCTTTTTCTCTGCAGCAATATTTCAACAGGTAGAATCTGAACTGAAAGATACTGCGCTTATGCTGAAAGGGCTTCTTTTTATGGCCGAAGAGCGGGACAGGCTTGATTATGATGCCTTTTGCAAAGCAGCGGGGAAAAGCGGTGACACGCGTATTACCGTGATCGCGGCGGATGGAAAGGTTCTCGGAGACTCGCACGCAGAGATTGAATCCATGAATAATCACGGTGACAGGCCGGAGGTCAGGTATTCTATGAAAAGGGGCAGCGGGACCGCTATACGGCATTCTGCGTCGGTTGGATACAGAATGATGTATCTAGCCATTTCTGTTAAAACCGACACCGGGACGCATGTACTACGCGTTTCCCGTTCTGTTGAGGCTGTTGATGAGGTAATATCCCGCACCAACCGTACGGTTTTGCTGATCAGTCTCTTCTTTCTGATACTTGCCCTTTTTGCTGCCGTAAGGACAGGGCAATGGATCCGCCGTCCTCTGAGGAGACTTGTGGATGTCGCCTCCCGCCTGGAGACAGGAGATCTGGATGCCCGTTCAGATGTCGGATACCCGGAGGAGTTTCGAGTCCTTGGCCATACACTTAACGCCATGGCCAGGAGTCTTGCCAAGCGTATGGAAACTGTGCAGCGCCAGCGGGACGAATATCAGTCGGTCCTTTCCGGAATGAGTGAAGCTGTTATTGTTCTGGATAAGAGCCTGCAGATAGTGGATTCCAATCCCGCAGCAGAAAGGATCTTCCTGCGGACAAGAAATGAAATGCTGTCTAAGCCTCTTTTGCATGCTGTGCGGAATTTGCATTTGCAAAAGGTTGCCGAAGAGCTTTTTTCCGGTTCCGGTCCAATGAGTGCTGAATTCCCCCTGACCTTCAGTGCCGGAGGAGAACGAAGCCTCTATCTGCAGGTTCATGGAGCATTGATCCCCAATGGGGAAAGCGGACAGCCTCGGGCGGTACTGGTGTTTACGGATATAACCGGTATTAAGCGCAGTGAGCAGGTGCGGAAGGACTTTGTTTCCAATGTCTCCCACGAACTCAAGACTCCAATAACCTCGATTAAGGGCTTTGTTGAGACCTTAATCGACGGTGCTGCCGAGGACAGGGAGGTTTTATCCCGCTTTCTGGGTATCATCGCCAAACAGGCAGATAACATGCACGCGATAATTGAGGATCTGCTGCAGCTTTCCAGACTGGATGAACAATCCCTGCTGCTTGAGGATTCTCCGGTGGAAATTGAGCTTGTACTGCGAAACGCTTTTGAGCGCGTGCGTGAAAGTGCCCGGAGCAGAAAGATACGCCTGGAGCAAGAACCCGGTGCGGGATGCAGGGTCCGGGGAAATCAGGGCCTGTTGGAACAGGCTGTTTTTAACCTGTTGGATAACGCCGTCAAATACAGCGAACCCGGAGGCGAAATCTCCGCCGGCGTTCGGGTCAATGAGGCCGTGATTGAGTTGTTCGTAAAGGACCGGGGCGTCGGCATCCCTGCAGAGGATCTGCCGCGGGTATTTGAACGCTTCTATCGGGTTGATAAGGCCCGCAGCCGGGAGACCGGCGGTACCGGTTTAGGCCTTGCGATTGTCAAGCATATTGCACTTGTTCATGGGGGTACGGTTTCCGTTGACAGTACACCCGGGGAGGGTTCGCTTTTTACTATAACCTTACCGCTTGGAGACTCTGCTTATCCTGAAGGCAGTACATGA
- a CDS encoding SpoIIE family protein phosphatase codes for MGNGFIEVDYYQFFKHRNKIGGDVFLLSRREEDGRIICVLSDGLGSGVKANVLANLTATMAEKYVAEKLDVRRAAEIIMRTLPVCRERKISYATFSIIDVQADGKAEIVEYDNPRFLFYRGNSEIRPDRRVIELPRRFEHKEELLYYTSVELKVQDRLVFFSDGVTQSGMGSRGYPLGLRLDGVRGFTRSRISVEPSVSARELAKKISVNSQLLDGYAPKDDITCGVIYFRNPREAMIATGPPMDPSRDTLLGKRLELFQGKKIICGGTTAKLAARELSREVHVDLKSRDRKIPPCAAMKGVDLVTEGMLTLTETARLLESGEFTDSAFDNAAVRLCRLLVDSDKVHFLVGTRINEAHQDPDMPVEIGIRRTLVKRICEILEKQYLKATSVEFI; via the coding sequence GTGGGAAACGGTTTCATTGAGGTTGATTACTACCAGTTTTTCAAGCACCGCAACAAGATCGGGGGAGACGTCTTTCTCCTCTCCCGACGAGAAGAGGACGGCAGGATCATCTGTGTGCTCTCCGACGGCCTCGGCAGCGGCGTAAAGGCAAACGTGCTGGCCAATCTGACCGCCACCATGGCAGAGAAATATGTCGCGGAAAAGCTCGATGTCCGGAGGGCGGCGGAAATTATTATGAGGACTTTACCGGTGTGCCGGGAAAGAAAAATCAGCTATGCAACCTTTTCCATTATCGATGTCCAGGCCGACGGTAAAGCGGAGATTGTGGAATATGACAATCCGCGCTTTCTGTTTTATCGCGGCAACAGCGAAATCCGCCCCGACAGAAGGGTCATTGAACTGCCCAGGCGCTTTGAACATAAAGAGGAGCTTTTATACTATACCAGTGTAGAACTTAAGGTGCAGGACAGGCTGGTCTTCTTTTCCGATGGTGTCACCCAGAGCGGCATGGGTTCCCGGGGCTATCCACTTGGACTGCGGCTGGACGGAGTCCGCGGTTTTACCCGAAGCAGGATCTCCGTCGAGCCGTCGGTTTCCGCCAGGGAACTGGCAAAGAAGATTTCGGTTAACTCCCAGCTTCTCGACGGCTATGCGCCGAAGGATGATATTACCTGCGGAGTAATATACTTTCGAAATCCCCGGGAAGCGATGATTGCCACCGGTCCGCCCATGGATCCTTCCAGGGATACCCTGCTGGGAAAACGACTGGAACTGTTCCAGGGAAAGAAAATAATCTGCGGTGGTACCACTGCCAAACTGGCGGCCCGGGAGCTGAGTAGAGAGGTCCATGTGGACCTGAAAAGCAGGGACCGAAAAATTCCCCCCTGCGCCGCGATGAAGGGGGTCGATCTGGTAACCGAAGGAATGCTTACCCTTACGGAGACAGCCCGTCTGCTTGAAAGCGGAGAGTTCACTGATTCGGCTTTCGACAACGCCGCTGTGCGCCTGTGCCGTCTTCTGGTAGACAGCGACAAAGTCCATTTTCTTGTGGGAACCAGGATTAATGAGGCCCATCAGGACCCCGACATGCCGGTGGAGATCGGCATCAGAAGGACTCTGGTAAAGAGAATCTGTGAGATTCTCGAAAAACAGTATCTGAAAGCAACCAGTGTGGAATTTATTTAG
- a CDS encoding RimK/LysX family protein gives MSTPWLAGWKEYVSLPELGLRRIVAKLDTGARSAALHASDILVYDSPGGPRVAFTVFPHRGLDGSGIRCTASLVGRREVTNSGGIVQIRYIISTQLVLGRESWITEISLTDRTRMRYPMLLGRATLGDRFLINPGMSYLTKKRKGKTR, from the coding sequence ATGAGTACGCCCTGGCTCGCAGGATGGAAAGAGTATGTCTCCCTGCCGGAACTTGGTCTTCGCCGGATAGTCGCCAAACTGGATACCGGCGCCCGGTCTGCTGCACTCCATGCCTCGGATATTCTTGTGTATGACTCCCCCGGCGGCCCCCGGGTTGCCTTTACCGTTTTTCCACATCGGGGCCTTGATGGAAGCGGTATCCGCTGTACTGCTTCGCTGGTGGGCCGAAGGGAGGTGACCAACTCAGGGGGGATCGTTCAGATCCGGTATATCATTTCCACTCAGCTGGTATTAGGCCGCGAGTCCTGGATTACAGAGATCAGCTTGACTGACCGGACCCGAATGCGGTATCCCATGCTCCTGGGGCGCGCGACTCTGGGAGACCGCTTCCTGATTAACCCCGGTATGAGCTATCTGACAAAAAAGAGAAAAGGAAAAACACGGTGA
- the rimK gene encoding 30S ribosomal protein S6--L-glutamate ligase: MNLALLSQRGYLYTTKRLVEAATLRGHRVRVINPLECYMNIASGKPEIHYRGENLTGFDAVIPRIGASITFYGTAVVRQFEMMGVYCLNESVPISRSRDKLRCLQLLSKGGIGMPVTAFAHSTRYTDDLIDMVGGTPLVVKILEGTQGIGVVLAETRKAAKSVVEAFRGVKANILVQEYIGESEGSDIRCLVVGDQVIASMMRRGSEGDFRSNLHRGGSAVKIQISDEEREAAIKAVRIVGLNVAGVDLLRSSRGPAVIEVNSSPGLEGIEKVSGRNIAKEIIQFIEQNARPGHTKVIGTG; the protein is encoded by the coding sequence GTGAACCTGGCACTGTTATCACAGAGGGGTTACCTCTATACAACAAAACGTCTTGTAGAAGCTGCCACATTACGGGGGCATCGGGTACGGGTTATCAATCCCCTTGAATGTTACATGAATATTGCCTCGGGGAAGCCGGAAATTCATTATCGGGGGGAAAACCTTACCGGGTTTGACGCGGTTATTCCCCGTATTGGTGCCTCAATAACCTTTTATGGAACTGCTGTGGTGCGGCAGTTTGAAATGATGGGAGTCTACTGTTTAAATGAATCGGTACCAATTTCCAGGTCACGGGACAAACTGCGCTGCCTGCAGCTCCTCTCAAAAGGTGGTATCGGTATGCCGGTAACCGCGTTTGCCCATTCTACCCGCTATACGGATGATCTGATCGATATGGTCGGAGGGACACCCCTGGTAGTAAAGATCCTGGAAGGAACCCAGGGGATAGGGGTGGTTCTGGCTGAGACCAGAAAAGCCGCGAAAAGCGTTGTAGAGGCTTTTCGCGGCGTTAAAGCCAATATCCTGGTACAGGAGTATATTGGAGAATCCGAGGGAAGCGATATACGCTGCCTGGTTGTTGGAGACCAGGTTATAGCCAGCATGATGCGCCGGGGAAGCGAAGGGGACTTTCGTTCGAATCTGCACCGCGGAGGATCTGCAGTTAAAATACAAATAAGCGATGAGGAACGGGAAGCCGCAATCAAGGCGGTCAGAATTGTGGGTCTCAACGTTGCGGGGGTCGATCTGCTGCGGAGCAGCAGGGGACCGGCGGTAATCGAGGTGAACTCCTCGCCGGGATTGGAAGGGATCGAAAAGGTGTCCGGGCGGAATATTGCCAAGGAAATCATTCAGTTCATTGAACAGAACGCCCGGCCCGGACACACAAAAGTGATCGGCACCGGCTGA
- a CDS encoding thioesterase family protein, translating into MEHRCTLLVRSYELDTYGHVNNAVYLNYLEYARHQFLNDTGFPYDQFRKEGFGLYVARVDIRYLKPAFLEDELIIVSELTSMGRVKGSVRQTIVRGEESIVEAFVDFATVNGEGRPAPMPEDARRAWSAAGALKQHGS; encoded by the coding sequence ATGGAACATCGATGTACCCTGCTTGTGCGGTCCTATGAACTCGACACTTATGGACACGTAAATAACGCTGTATACCTCAATTATCTTGAGTATGCCCGGCACCAGTTTCTTAACGATACGGGCTTCCCCTACGATCAGTTTCGCAAGGAAGGTTTTGGTCTATATGTTGCCCGGGTGGATATCCGGTATCTGAAACCTGCTTTTCTGGAAGACGAACTGATCATTGTTTCCGAGCTGACGAGTATGGGACGGGTAAAAGGCTCGGTCCGGCAGACGATTGTACGGGGAGAAGAGAGCATTGTGGAGGCCTTTGTTGACTTTGCTACGGTTAACGGCGAAGGCAGGCCGGCTCCCATGCCCGAAGACGCCAGGCGTGCCTGGTCGGCAGCGGGAGCTCTGAAACAGCACGGATCATGA
- a CDS encoding monomeric [FeFe] hydrogenase, producing MNNNTVFLRIQLAKRFLQGIIHNNLPDIIDRIPVDLFPKKGNTYRCCIFKDRAITRYRLMALLGFAIEDETDETRPLKNYVKEAESRTAVPEGPVLTLIDAACHSCPSGRHTVSNLCRGCPARNCASVCPRDAVSFKDGKAVIDHEKCVNCGKCREACPYNAVVYTPVPCEAACPVGAIRKNEDGSAVIDHEKCISCGQCSINCPFGAVMERSHLHAIACDLQGEEDARPVALLAPAAAGQFPGSFNQLSAALRQAGFAAVVEVAFGAGETVRKEAEELAEHLKEGKPLASSCCPAYTEAVRIHCPEFSPFISSAPTPMAAAAAWAKEQWPWRRTVFIGPCIAKRVEARRDSSADLVMTFEELASLLLALEIDVAECPETDADNPPAERFERLFARAGGVSQAVLTHAGETLAREPEVLRIDGLDKKALAKFRLIAAGKLTPDFTEVMSCPGGCICGPGTVADPRVSSKRLDEYAEEQSLSCVAEKSAG from the coding sequence ATGAACAACAATACTGTTTTCCTGCGCATTCAGCTGGCAAAAAGATTCTTACAGGGAATTATACATAATAATTTACCTGATATTATCGACAGGATTCCGGTCGACCTGTTTCCCAAAAAGGGCAATACCTACAGGTGCTGTATATTCAAGGACCGGGCCATTACCAGATACCGTCTTATGGCCCTTCTGGGCTTCGCCATTGAAGACGAAACCGATGAAACACGGCCACTGAAAAACTATGTCAAAGAAGCCGAATCCCGGACTGCTGTTCCTGAAGGGCCGGTACTGACCCTGATCGATGCAGCCTGTCACTCTTGCCCTTCGGGCAGACATACGGTTTCGAACCTCTGCCGCGGATGCCCTGCCAGGAACTGTGCCTCCGTGTGCCCCCGGGATGCAGTCAGCTTCAAGGACGGAAAAGCCGTCATAGACCATGAAAAATGTGTGAACTGCGGTAAATGCCGGGAAGCCTGCCCATACAACGCTGTTGTTTACACCCCGGTTCCCTGCGAGGCAGCCTGTCCTGTGGGCGCAATACGAAAAAACGAAGACGGGTCGGCGGTAATCGACCATGAAAAGTGCATCTCCTGCGGTCAGTGCAGCATCAACTGTCCCTTCGGAGCAGTAATGGAACGCAGCCATCTGCATGCAATCGCCTGCGACCTCCAGGGGGAAGAGGATGCCCGCCCTGTTGCTCTGCTTGCTCCGGCAGCAGCAGGACAGTTTCCCGGCAGCTTCAACCAGCTTAGCGCGGCTCTGCGGCAGGCCGGTTTTGCAGCTGTTGTGGAGGTCGCCTTTGGAGCAGGAGAAACAGTCCGCAAGGAAGCGGAGGAACTGGCAGAGCACCTTAAGGAAGGCAAGCCCCTTGCCAGCTCATGCTGTCCGGCTTATACGGAGGCTGTTCGGATTCACTGCCCGGAATTCTCCCCCTTCATTTCCAGCGCTCCGACCCCGATGGCTGCAGCTGCCGCCTGGGCAAAGGAACAGTGGCCGTGGCGGCGAACTGTCTTTATCGGACCCTGTATTGCAAAAAGAGTGGAGGCCAGACGTGATTCCTCTGCCGACCTTGTGATGACCTTTGAAGAGCTGGCATCCTTATTACTCGCCCTGGAAATAGATGTGGCTGAATGCCCGGAAACAGATGCGGACAACCCGCCGGCCGAAAGGTTCGAACGCCTCTTCGCCCGGGCCGGTGGTGTCAGCCAGGCGGTATTAACACACGCCGGGGAAACCCTTGCCCGGGAACCGGAAGTTCTCAGGATCGACGGACTGGATAAAAAAGCCCTGGCAAAATTTAGACTGATCGCAGCAGGGAAACTGACCCCGGACTTTACGGAGGTTATGAGCTGCCCGGGGGGCTGTATCTGCGGTCCCGGAACTGTTGCTGATCCGCGGGTCAGCAGCAAGCGCCTGGACGAGTATGCCGAAGAGCAGAGCCTCTCCTGTGTAGCGGAAAAGTCTGCCGGATAA
- the secF gene encoding protein translocase subunit SecF, with protein MKRVIQFTKFRYLMILSLLIIIGGIAGTVIQGGFDLGIDFNAGLNQRVQIAPVAMRVSYSGEDSVLFNVTSSGLVLEVRDADGLERTEIPYGDYPVLRAVAAAVNSVEGVQVELMVSGQIPSSDLLSLNYTIDLSQESVVVNMVPAGDESSIEEIRSLVADLGSTMIQIVGDPENQEYLIRVKDPGDADNFSETMADSIRDRLSDAYGAEQVIVKQTDYVGPRFSQDLGRQSFTLTLIALILILVYIWFRFQLAYAVSAILALIHDVVFMMGIIGSFQLEVSTATIAAVLTIIGYSLNDTIVIFDRIRENRELMKDSRLAEVINTSISQSLSRTLITSITTLLAVLSIYIFASGSIKLFALNLIIGILVGTYSSIFIASPVLLTWSSVASKRRQSRDEAKYGSARKETLAKEGPAEQKADEPKTVIPTVERQKRGRKRKKKK; from the coding sequence ATGAAGCGCGTAATACAGTTCACAAAATTCCGATATCTAATGATCCTCTCTCTGCTGATTATCATCGGCGGTATTGCAGGAACCGTTATCCAGGGCGGATTCGACCTGGGTATCGATTTCAATGCCGGATTGAACCAGCGTGTGCAGATTGCACCGGTAGCAATGCGGGTCAGCTACAGCGGAGAAGATTCAGTTCTTTTTAACGTTACCTCCTCCGGACTTGTGCTGGAAGTACGAGACGCTGACGGTCTTGAGCGCACCGAGATACCCTACGGTGATTATCCCGTTTTGCGGGCCGTGGCGGCAGCTGTAAACAGCGTTGAAGGGGTTCAGGTGGAGCTGATGGTCTCCGGTCAGATTCCCTCCAGCGACCTGTTGAGCCTGAACTATACCATTGATCTTTCCCAGGAAAGCGTCGTTGTAAACATGGTACCCGCCGGGGATGAATCGAGTATTGAAGAGATCCGGTCTCTTGTGGCTGATCTTGGCTCTACTATGATTCAGATTGTGGGAGACCCTGAAAATCAGGAATATCTGATCCGGGTAAAGGATCCGGGTGATGCCGATAATTTCAGCGAGACTATGGCTGACAGTATCCGGGACCGTCTGTCCGATGCATACGGTGCCGAACAGGTTATTGTCAAGCAGACCGATTATGTGGGGCCCCGGTTTTCGCAGGATTTGGGCAGACAGTCCTTTACCCTAACATTGATAGCTCTGATCCTGATCCTTGTGTATATCTGGTTCAGATTCCAGCTGGCCTACGCGGTATCAGCCATTCTTGCTCTGATACACGATGTGGTCTTTATGATGGGGATTATCGGCTCCTTCCAGTTGGAGGTTTCAACTGCGACTATAGCAGCGGTTCTGACCATAATCGGATACTCTCTAAATGATACAATTGTTATCTTTGACCGTATTCGTGAGAACCGGGAGCTTATGAAGGATTCCCGCCTTGCAGAAGTTATTAACACCAGTATAAGTCAGTCTCTGAGCAGGACGCTGATTACATCGATTACTACTCTGCTGGCTGTCCTGTCGATCTACATCTTTGCTTCAGGTTCAATCAAGCTCTTCGCGCTGAATCTGATTATTGGTATCCTGGTTGGTACCTATTCGTCGATTTTTATCGCTTCTCCGGTACTCCTCACCTGGTCTTCTGTGGCTTCCAAACGCCGGCAGAGCAGGGACGAGGCAAAATATGGCAGTGCCAGGAAAGAGACCCTTGCCAAGGAAGGGCCAGCGGAGCAGAAAGCTGATGAACCGAAAACTGTTATTCCCACCGTTGAGCGCCAGAAACGGGGTAGAAAGCGGAAAAAGAAAAAGTAG
- a CDS encoding IS110 family transposase, which yields MEEKIRYVGIDLGKRTYQCAILDEKAKNQQFNGKADGIGLERLAKRLGNDDLVGLEAGNNAFNIARYLTDRVGCHVVVLNPGKLAMIYQSLKKTDREDAVQIARLLQRNPVEELPTVPLPTKKEEEERSVVAELATYKADRTRYINRLHSVFLDSGITTITKADLKTASNREKNVLTLLTGRHVREARRLIEMVAYCEAIIEDLEQETKQFLESEKNTGILMSVPGVGPATALAFIAYVGDGSRFANADQVANYAGLTPRVDSSGETHRMGPISKRGCAYLRRVIVQAAWSLVRSKSGGHLKEAYKTLITRKPKAVAIIAIARRLVKLLYTLVTKKTYYRYSQLKERLAKLKYHKLQIIGLGS from the coding sequence ATGGAAGAGAAGATTCGGTATGTAGGCATCGACCTTGGTAAACGGACTTACCAGTGTGCGATTCTCGATGAGAAAGCCAAGAATCAACAGTTCAATGGAAAAGCCGATGGGATTGGCTTAGAGCGACTTGCCAAGAGATTGGGTAATGATGATTTGGTAGGACTGGAAGCGGGGAACAATGCGTTCAATATTGCTCGATATCTGACTGACCGGGTTGGGTGCCATGTTGTTGTTCTGAACCCTGGGAAGCTTGCAATGATTTACCAATCGCTGAAAAAAACGGATAGGGAAGATGCAGTACAAATTGCCCGCCTGTTACAGCGGAACCCGGTAGAAGAATTGCCAACCGTACCGTTGCCAACGAAGAAAGAGGAAGAGGAGAGGTCAGTTGTAGCCGAACTGGCAACTTACAAAGCAGACCGAACAAGGTACATAAACCGGCTCCATAGTGTGTTTCTCGATTCGGGTATTACAACGATAACGAAAGCGGATCTAAAAACGGCATCGAACAGAGAGAAGAACGTATTGACCCTTCTTACCGGACGGCATGTTCGAGAAGCGAGGCGACTGATAGAAATGGTTGCCTACTGTGAAGCGATTATTGAAGATTTAGAACAGGAAACAAAGCAGTTCCTGGAATCCGAGAAGAACACTGGGATTCTCATGTCTGTCCCAGGAGTCGGTCCTGCTACCGCGTTGGCTTTTATTGCCTACGTAGGGGATGGAAGTCGATTTGCGAATGCAGATCAGGTGGCAAACTACGCAGGCCTCACACCTCGGGTCGATAGCTCTGGGGAAACTCATCGAATGGGGCCAATATCAAAGCGAGGATGTGCATATTTGCGCAGAGTGATCGTACAGGCAGCATGGTCACTGGTGCGTTCGAAAAGTGGGGGGCACTTGAAAGAGGCTTACAAAACTTTAATCACTCGAAAACCTAAAGCAGTAGCGATTATTGCCATTGCTCGGAGATTAGTAAAGCTTCTGTACACCTTGGTGACAAAGAAGACATATTATCGGTATAGCCAGCTTAAAGAGAGGCTTGCGAAGCTGAAATATCATAAATTACAAATTATTGGATTGGGGTCTTGA